The following coding sequences lie in one Pseudorca crassidens isolate mPseCra1 chromosome 2, mPseCra1.hap1, whole genome shotgun sequence genomic window:
- the EFNA3 gene encoding ephrin-A3 isoform X2, translating into MAAAPLLLLLLLVPVPLLPLLAQGPGGALGNRHAVYWNSSNQHLRREGYTVQVNVNDYLDIYCPHYNSSGVGPGAGPGPGGGAEQYVLYMVSRAGYRTCNASQGFKRWECNRPHAPHSPIKFSEKFQRYSAFSLGYEFHAGHEYYYISTPTHNLHWKCLRMKVFVCCASTSHSGEKPVPTLPQFTMGPNVKINVLEDFEGENPQVPKLEKSISGTSPKREHLPLATGPMQRTDTFGDRETTTPPPLQP; encoded by the exons ATGGCGGCGgctccactgctgctgctgctgctgcttgtgCCCGTgccgctgctgccgctgctggccCAAGGGCCCGGGGGGGCGCTGGGAAACCGGCATGCGGTGTACTGGAACAGCTCCAACCAGCA CCTGCGGCGAGAGGGCTACACAGTGCAGGTGAATGTGAACGATTATCTGGATATTTACTGCCCGCACTACAACAGCTCAGGGGTGGgcccgggggcggggccagggcccGGAGGCGGGGCGGAGCAGTACGTGCTGTATATGGTGAGCCGGGCAGGCTACCGCACCTGCAACGCCAGCCAAGGCTTCAAGCGCTGGGAGTGCAACCGACCGCACGCTCCCCACAGCCCCATCAAGTTCTCGGAGAAGTTCCAGCGCTACAGCGCCTTCTCTCTGGGCTACGAGTTCCACGCGGGCCACGAGTACTACTACATCT CCACGCCCACCCACAATCTGCACTGGAAGTGTCTGAGGATGAAGGTGTTCGTCTGCTGCGCCTCCA CATCGCACTCCGGGGAGAAGCCGGTCCCCACTCTCCCCCAGTTCACCATGGGCCCCAATGTGAAGATCAACGTGCTGG AAGACTTTGAGGGAGAGAACCCCCAGGTGCCCAAGCTTGAGAAGAGCATCAGCGGGACCAGCCCCAAGCGGGAACACCTGCCCCTGGCG
- the EFNA3 gene encoding ephrin-A3 isoform X8, whose product MAAAPLLLLLLLVPVPLLPLLAQGPGGALGNRHAVYWNSSNQHLRREGYTVQVNVNDYLDIYCPHYNSSGVGPGAGPGPGGGAEQYVLYMVSRAGYRTCNASQGFKRWECNRPHAPHSPIKFSEKFQRYSAFSLGYEFHAGHEYYYISTPTHNLHWKCLRMKVFVCCASKDFEGENPQVPKLEKSISGTSPKREHLPLAVGIAFFLMTLLAS is encoded by the exons ATGGCGGCGgctccactgctgctgctgctgctgcttgtgCCCGTgccgctgctgccgctgctggccCAAGGGCCCGGGGGGGCGCTGGGAAACCGGCATGCGGTGTACTGGAACAGCTCCAACCAGCA CCTGCGGCGAGAGGGCTACACAGTGCAGGTGAATGTGAACGATTATCTGGATATTTACTGCCCGCACTACAACAGCTCAGGGGTGGgcccgggggcggggccagggcccGGAGGCGGGGCGGAGCAGTACGTGCTGTATATGGTGAGCCGGGCAGGCTACCGCACCTGCAACGCCAGCCAAGGCTTCAAGCGCTGGGAGTGCAACCGACCGCACGCTCCCCACAGCCCCATCAAGTTCTCGGAGAAGTTCCAGCGCTACAGCGCCTTCTCTCTGGGCTACGAGTTCCACGCGGGCCACGAGTACTACTACATCT CCACGCCCACCCACAATCTGCACTGGAAGTGTCTGAGGATGAAGGTGTTCGTCTGCTGCGCCTCCA AAGACTTTGAGGGAGAGAACCCCCAGGTGCCCAAGCTTGAGAAGAGCATCAGCGGGACCAGCCCCAAGCGGGAACACCTGCCCCTGGCGGTGGGCATCGCCTTCTTCCTTATGACACTCTTGGCCTCCTAG
- the EFNA3 gene encoding ephrin-A3 isoform X4: MAAAPLLLLLLLVPVPLLPLLAQGPGGALGNRHAVYWNSSNQHLRREGYTVQVNVNDYLDIYCPHYNSSGVGPGAGPGPGGGAEQYVLYMVSRAGYRTCNASQGFKRWECNRPHAPHSPIKFSEKFQRYSAFSLGYEFHAGHEYYYISTPTHNLHWKCLRMKVFVCCASTSHSGEKPVPTLPQFTMGPNVKINVLEDFEGENPQVPKLEKSISGTSPKREHLPLAPLSHNY, translated from the exons ATGGCGGCGgctccactgctgctgctgctgctgcttgtgCCCGTgccgctgctgccgctgctggccCAAGGGCCCGGGGGGGCGCTGGGAAACCGGCATGCGGTGTACTGGAACAGCTCCAACCAGCA CCTGCGGCGAGAGGGCTACACAGTGCAGGTGAATGTGAACGATTATCTGGATATTTACTGCCCGCACTACAACAGCTCAGGGGTGGgcccgggggcggggccagggcccGGAGGCGGGGCGGAGCAGTACGTGCTGTATATGGTGAGCCGGGCAGGCTACCGCACCTGCAACGCCAGCCAAGGCTTCAAGCGCTGGGAGTGCAACCGACCGCACGCTCCCCACAGCCCCATCAAGTTCTCGGAGAAGTTCCAGCGCTACAGCGCCTTCTCTCTGGGCTACGAGTTCCACGCGGGCCACGAGTACTACTACATCT CCACGCCCACCCACAATCTGCACTGGAAGTGTCTGAGGATGAAGGTGTTCGTCTGCTGCGCCTCCA CATCGCACTCCGGGGAGAAGCCGGTCCCCACTCTCCCCCAGTTCACCATGGGCCCCAATGTGAAGATCAACGTGCTGG AAGACTTTGAGGGAGAGAACCCCCAGGTGCCCAAGCTTGAGAAGAGCATCAGCGGGACCAGCCCCAAGCGGGAACACCTGCCCCTGGCG
- the EFNA3 gene encoding ephrin-A3 isoform X3 yields MAAAPLLLLLLLVPVPLLPLLAQGPGGALGNRHAVYWNSSNQHLRREGYTVQVNVNDYLDIYCPHYNSSGVGPGAGPGPGGGAEQYVLYMVSRAGYRTCNASQGFKRWECNRPHAPHSPIKFSEKFQRYSAFSLGYEFHAGHEYYYISTPTHNLHWKCLRMKVFVCCASTSHSGEKPVPTLPQFTMGPNVKINVLEDFEGENPQVPKLEKSISGTSPKREHLPLAVGIAFFLMTLLAS; encoded by the exons ATGGCGGCGgctccactgctgctgctgctgctgcttgtgCCCGTgccgctgctgccgctgctggccCAAGGGCCCGGGGGGGCGCTGGGAAACCGGCATGCGGTGTACTGGAACAGCTCCAACCAGCA CCTGCGGCGAGAGGGCTACACAGTGCAGGTGAATGTGAACGATTATCTGGATATTTACTGCCCGCACTACAACAGCTCAGGGGTGGgcccgggggcggggccagggcccGGAGGCGGGGCGGAGCAGTACGTGCTGTATATGGTGAGCCGGGCAGGCTACCGCACCTGCAACGCCAGCCAAGGCTTCAAGCGCTGGGAGTGCAACCGACCGCACGCTCCCCACAGCCCCATCAAGTTCTCGGAGAAGTTCCAGCGCTACAGCGCCTTCTCTCTGGGCTACGAGTTCCACGCGGGCCACGAGTACTACTACATCT CCACGCCCACCCACAATCTGCACTGGAAGTGTCTGAGGATGAAGGTGTTCGTCTGCTGCGCCTCCA CATCGCACTCCGGGGAGAAGCCGGTCCCCACTCTCCCCCAGTTCACCATGGGCCCCAATGTGAAGATCAACGTGCTGG AAGACTTTGAGGGAGAGAACCCCCAGGTGCCCAAGCTTGAGAAGAGCATCAGCGGGACCAGCCCCAAGCGGGAACACCTGCCCCTGGCGGTGGGCATCGCCTTCTTCCTTATGACACTCTTGGCCTCCTAG
- the EFNA3 gene encoding ephrin-A3 isoform X9 translates to MAAAPLLLLLLLVPVPLLPLLAQGPGGALGNRHAVYWNSSNQHLRREGYTVQVNVNDYLDIYCPHYNSSGVGPGAGPGPGGGAEQYVLYMVSRAGYRTCNASQGFKRWECNRPHAPHSPIKFSEKFQRYSAFSLGYEFHAGHEYYYISTPTHNLHWKCLRMKVFVCCASKDFEGENPQVPKLEKSISGTSPKREHLPLAPLSHNY, encoded by the exons ATGGCGGCGgctccactgctgctgctgctgctgcttgtgCCCGTgccgctgctgccgctgctggccCAAGGGCCCGGGGGGGCGCTGGGAAACCGGCATGCGGTGTACTGGAACAGCTCCAACCAGCA CCTGCGGCGAGAGGGCTACACAGTGCAGGTGAATGTGAACGATTATCTGGATATTTACTGCCCGCACTACAACAGCTCAGGGGTGGgcccgggggcggggccagggcccGGAGGCGGGGCGGAGCAGTACGTGCTGTATATGGTGAGCCGGGCAGGCTACCGCACCTGCAACGCCAGCCAAGGCTTCAAGCGCTGGGAGTGCAACCGACCGCACGCTCCCCACAGCCCCATCAAGTTCTCGGAGAAGTTCCAGCGCTACAGCGCCTTCTCTCTGGGCTACGAGTTCCACGCGGGCCACGAGTACTACTACATCT CCACGCCCACCCACAATCTGCACTGGAAGTGTCTGAGGATGAAGGTGTTCGTCTGCTGCGCCTCCA AAGACTTTGAGGGAGAGAACCCCCAGGTGCCCAAGCTTGAGAAGAGCATCAGCGGGACCAGCCCCAAGCGGGAACACCTGCCCCTGGCG